In Acaryochloris marina S15, a single genomic region encodes these proteins:
- a CDS encoding CAP domain-containing protein, producing the protein MHISQEHQASHLSIFRRWGWPLSLALGLSLVATPSLSQSLQPSSLRTSTFTLPVQSSNIAQMEADVLRRINLKRQGRGLPDLRLNPTLSLAARSHSQQMAHHNFYSHIDHQGRNHRRRVEALGLRAYLIGENLMKCNRSPDPVSLSVTSWMRSPGHRKNILLPEMQETGVGIWRDGQTYYVTQIYMEPK; encoded by the coding sequence ATGCACATCAGTCAGGAGCATCAGGCGTCTCATTTATCTATTTTTAGACGTTGGGGCTGGCCTCTAAGTTTGGCCTTGGGCCTTAGCCTCGTCGCAACGCCGAGTTTATCCCAATCTCTGCAACCGTCCTCTCTAAGGACAAGTACTTTTACCTTACCGGTTCAATCCAGCAACATCGCTCAGATGGAAGCAGATGTTTTGCGACGGATTAATCTCAAACGTCAAGGCCGTGGCCTACCGGACCTACGCCTCAATCCCACTCTGTCTCTAGCGGCCCGCTCCCATAGCCAGCAGATGGCACACCATAATTTTTACAGCCATATTGATCATCAGGGCCGCAACCACCGCCGCCGAGTCGAGGCGTTGGGCCTCAGGGCATATCTTATTGGGGAAAACCTGATGAAATGTAATCGTTCGCCTGATCCCGTGAGTCTATCCGTTACCAGCTGGATGAGAAGCCCCGGCCATCGTAAAAATATTCTGCTACCAGAGATGCAAGAGACAGGCGTCGGAATTTGGCGCGATGGACAAACCTACTATGTCACTCAAATCTATATGGAACCTAAATAA
- a CDS encoding bifunctional 2-polyprenyl-6-hydroxyphenol methylase/3-demethylubiquinol 3-O-methyltransferase UbiG: MSNVSELIQEMQTYYHHRAADYDVSMGYDQPEVVAQLADVIEHLRQLVTGKRVLEIACGPCFWTEQIYDCTHSFLATDYNQSTLEQAALKQLPAHKVQLQQANAYQLSDLPHDFDVVLAIDWLAHVPMSRMRDFLHDLHLHMKGQVVFCDQLPGSQSWTGKFDSEGNHLQLRHLKNDASYTVIKHFFSDTEIANIFSDFPVNVEIDRYPDVQRIVLSYSLNSTTI, encoded by the coding sequence ATGTCTAACGTCTCTGAACTCATTCAAGAGATGCAGACGTACTATCACCATCGTGCTGCTGATTATGATGTCTCGATGGGCTATGACCAGCCTGAAGTGGTTGCTCAACTAGCCGATGTCATTGAGCATCTCAGACAGTTGGTAACGGGTAAACGGGTGTTAGAGATAGCCTGTGGCCCTTGTTTCTGGACGGAACAAATTTATGATTGCACTCATTCTTTTCTAGCAACCGATTACAACCAAAGTACCTTAGAGCAGGCAGCCCTTAAGCAACTCCCCGCTCACAAAGTCCAGCTCCAGCAGGCTAATGCCTATCAGCTCTCCGATCTTCCTCACGATTTTGATGTTGTCCTAGCGATAGATTGGTTGGCTCATGTTCCAATGTCAAGAATGCGTGATTTTCTGCATGACCTGCATCTGCATATGAAGGGACAAGTGGTGTTTTGTGATCAGCTCCCTGGATCCCAATCTTGGACAGGAAAATTTGATTCTGAAGGAAATCATTTACAGTTACGCCATTTGAAGAATGATGCATCCTATACCGTGATCAAGCATTTCTTCTCAGATACAGAAATCGCAAATATTTTTTCTGATTTTCCAGTGAATGTTGAGATAGATCGTTATCCTGATGTACAAAGAATAGTGTTGTCTTATTCGTTAAACTCTACGACTATTTAG
- a CDS encoding murein transglycosylase A, translated as MFFLTLPLLLGCTAATTSLTAATPPMEPLPLQVISTDQLPRGLAKDKQLWKKINGQKGDYKALLTAIDHSLEYLGTEKAQKDYQDYKVPGITRDRVSRSLRRFRQLVVQAKSPKALEKAVKREFQFYQSIGNDQKGNVDFTGYYEATYPASRKPTAEFRYPLYQAPADLKEWPKPHPTRAELEGADGLQGSQGQLQGLELVWLRDRIQAFLVQVQGSARLGITDGTEMTVGYAGKTAHPYTSIGKALIADGKFTLEELSLPLVLQYFDENPQDLDLYIPKNKSFVFFQETFGSPPMGNLNVPVTDERSIATDKSLMPPGALALIQTNLPYYNASQKLEFKDVSRFVLDHDTGSAIKGPGRVDVFMGTGAKAKERAGVMTGSGQLYYLLLKDN; from the coding sequence ATGTTTTTTCTAACTCTGCCTTTGCTTTTGGGGTGTACTGCTGCCACCACTTCTCTGACGGCTGCAACACCCCCCATGGAACCTCTTCCCTTACAGGTCATTTCTACAGACCAACTGCCCAGGGGTTTAGCAAAGGATAAACAGCTATGGAAAAAAATAAATGGCCAGAAAGGAGACTATAAAGCGCTGCTGACGGCGATTGATCACAGCTTGGAGTATTTAGGAACTGAAAAAGCCCAAAAAGATTACCAAGACTATAAAGTTCCGGGTATCACCCGCGATCGTGTCTCCCGTAGCCTCCGCCGTTTTCGGCAGTTGGTGGTGCAGGCCAAGTCGCCAAAAGCCCTAGAAAAGGCGGTCAAGCGTGAATTTCAGTTTTACCAATCTATTGGCAATGACCAAAAGGGCAATGTCGATTTTACGGGATATTACGAGGCGACCTATCCCGCTAGCCGCAAACCCACCGCAGAGTTTCGCTACCCCCTGTATCAGGCTCCCGCAGATTTGAAGGAATGGCCAAAACCCCATCCCACCCGAGCAGAGCTAGAGGGCGCAGATGGCTTGCAAGGATCTCAAGGTCAATTGCAGGGATTGGAGTTGGTATGGCTGCGCGATCGCATCCAGGCATTCCTAGTCCAAGTGCAAGGATCGGCCCGTCTGGGTATCACTGATGGCACAGAAATGACAGTCGGTTATGCCGGAAAGACCGCACATCCCTATACCAGTATCGGTAAAGCTTTAATTGCCGATGGCAAATTCACCCTTGAGGAATTGAGTCTACCTCTTGTACTGCAGTACTTTGACGAGAATCCTCAAGATTTAGATTTATACATTCCCAAAAACAAAAGCTTTGTCTTTTTTCAAGAAACCTTTGGTTCGCCTCCCATGGGGAATCTGAATGTCCCCGTCACCGATGAGCGCTCCATTGCAACCGATAAATCGCTCATGCCCCCTGGTGCATTAGCGCTGATCCAAACCAACTTACCCTACTACAATGCCAGCCAAAAGCTAGAATTCAAAGATGTCAGTCGGTTTGTGCTAGATCACGATACGGGCAGTGCAATCAAAGGCCCAGGTCGGGTGGATGTTTTTATGGGGACTGGGGCAAAAGCGAAGGAACGAGCAGGGGTGATGACGGGATCCGGGCAGCTCTATTATTTGCTGCTCAAAGACAACTGA
- a CDS encoding EAL domain-containing protein, translated as MVRTDLNLRMLDISVASFNQSNADQLRKMSQKRYGWLWKIAILPSLAIGLVTGTPDVKAEENILVIHSYHPELSWTDQVKQGIDQSFQKRRPEAKIFHEYLDGKRLPALEHSQSFLELIQEKYQKIPLDALMVSDDPGLQLILQVRDQYFPKVPIVFLGINHVQPELYNVPGLTGVFEKHSVAQTVQVAKQLTGADGLIVINDSTETGQANIKRINEIKQLPNVPQSIAIIHDVTPEDLPQRLSAFPSTWPVLPMGQLRQGHAKGKLINFEMDTQILRDKLPNPLFTATVMRVGPGAVGGKVLEGGFHADQAVRLVEQILDGANPTDLEPIAESKNLWMFDARELKRFRINPRDLPVGSMVLYSEPSFYDQHQGLVWVVFGAFSSSLVMIALLIEVLRRRAQVEKTLRDNEKRYKDLAEVGANTFWELDINLNLSYVSDRKGYQTSAISSQAIGLSLTDVFADEEMFEFNTKRLDTILHWRRPIQDFIFFAKEDNQEMRIFKLNGKPIVDDAQLFQGYRGIQRDITEEYFLTKKIAYQAAYDSLTNLLNRSEFDNRLQESVDQAREDKTKFVLCYLDLDQFKLVNDTAGHMVGDQLLTELAQLLKQKIRPDDVLGRLGGDEFGLLMQDCSLSEAQACCEMLVTTVQTFRFQWQDSQFRVGVSVGIVAFADASYTSEELLSRADLACYKAKDAGRGRVYVANQNDRELDHYQLQMAHIADIPQAIEEDRLFLVKQPILNINQPSALFRHYEILLRLRDGKNNIIGPGLFIPAAERYGVIGLIDKWVLENTLRQYYQCGLKDVVVSINLSGASINDERAMADVIALITQSNVPPSNICIEITETATIAQLDQALRFIESLKKIGVKFALDDFGSGVSSLSYLKSLPVDYLKIDGSLVKNIAVVESDREIIYLINELAHKRGMKTIAEFVENEQILEQLRIIGVDYAQGYGIGKPEPLAVTQLMVS; from the coding sequence ATGGTGAGAACTGATCTAAACCTGAGAATGTTAGACATCTCAGTTGCCAGTTTTAACCAGTCCAATGCAGATCAGCTAAGAAAGATGAGCCAGAAGAGATATGGCTGGCTGTGGAAGATAGCAATTTTGCCATCCCTTGCCATTGGATTAGTCACGGGGACACCGGATGTTAAAGCAGAAGAGAATATTCTAGTTATTCATTCTTACCATCCAGAACTGTCTTGGACTGACCAAGTTAAACAGGGCATTGACCAATCTTTTCAAAAACGTCGGCCCGAGGCCAAAATTTTCCATGAATATCTAGATGGCAAACGTCTACCTGCCCTAGAACATTCTCAAAGTTTCCTAGAGTTGATTCAGGAAAAATATCAAAAGATACCCCTGGATGCCTTAATGGTTTCGGATGATCCGGGTTTACAGTTAATCTTGCAAGTTCGCGATCAGTATTTTCCCAAAGTGCCCATTGTGTTTTTGGGCATTAATCATGTTCAACCCGAACTCTACAATGTTCCTGGATTAACAGGAGTATTTGAAAAACATAGCGTCGCTCAGACTGTTCAAGTTGCTAAGCAACTGACGGGGGCAGATGGCTTGATTGTGATTAATGATTCCACGGAAACGGGACAAGCCAATATCAAACGGATCAATGAGATCAAACAGCTCCCTAACGTGCCTCAATCCATTGCGATTATCCATGATGTGACACCTGAAGATTTACCTCAAAGGTTATCTGCCTTTCCTTCGACATGGCCGGTATTGCCTATGGGGCAGCTCCGTCAAGGTCATGCCAAAGGAAAGTTGATTAACTTTGAGATGGATACCCAAATCCTCAGAGACAAGTTGCCGAATCCCCTGTTTACTGCCACAGTGATGCGGGTAGGGCCAGGAGCCGTAGGCGGCAAAGTTCTTGAAGGGGGGTTTCATGCTGACCAGGCAGTCCGTTTGGTTGAACAAATTTTGGATGGGGCTAATCCGACTGATCTGGAGCCGATTGCTGAGTCCAAAAATCTGTGGATGTTCGATGCTAGAGAGCTAAAGCGTTTTCGGATCAATCCTCGAGATTTACCCGTAGGTAGCATGGTGCTCTATAGTGAGCCCTCCTTTTATGACCAGCATCAGGGTTTGGTATGGGTCGTCTTCGGCGCTTTTTCCAGTTCTTTAGTGATGATTGCTTTGCTGATAGAGGTATTGCGTCGGCGAGCACAGGTTGAGAAAACCTTGCGAGACAATGAAAAACGCTATAAAGACCTGGCAGAAGTGGGTGCCAATACCTTCTGGGAATTGGATATAAATCTGAATTTGTCCTATGTCTCTGATCGGAAGGGGTATCAAACATCAGCCATTTCTTCTCAGGCCATTGGTTTGTCTTTAACGGATGTGTTTGCAGATGAAGAGATGTTTGAGTTTAATACCAAACGTCTAGACACTATTCTGCATTGGCGTCGACCGATTCAAGACTTTATCTTTTTTGCCAAAGAAGATAATCAAGAGATGCGAATCTTTAAGCTGAATGGTAAGCCTATTGTTGATGATGCCCAGCTATTTCAGGGGTATCGAGGGATTCAGCGAGATATTACCGAAGAGTATTTCTTAACCAAAAAGATTGCCTATCAGGCGGCCTACGATAGTTTAACGAATCTGTTGAATCGTTCAGAGTTTGATAATCGGTTACAAGAATCCGTCGATCAGGCTAGAGAAGACAAGACTAAGTTTGTATTGTGCTATCTCGATTTGGACCAATTCAAGTTGGTCAACGATACCGCTGGCCATATGGTTGGCGATCAGTTGCTCACCGAATTAGCACAACTCCTCAAACAAAAGATTCGCCCCGATGATGTTCTGGGACGTTTGGGGGGGGATGAATTTGGATTGCTGATGCAAGACTGCTCTTTGTCAGAAGCCCAAGCCTGTTGTGAAATGTTGGTGACTACAGTCCAGACCTTCCGCTTTCAGTGGCAAGACAGTCAATTTAGAGTGGGGGTGAGTGTTGGTATTGTGGCCTTCGCAGATGCCAGCTATACCTCAGAAGAACTTTTAAGTCGGGCAGACCTGGCTTGCTATAAAGCCAAGGATGCTGGCCGGGGACGAGTCTACGTTGCCAATCAAAATGATCGTGAGCTAGACCATTATCAATTGCAAATGGCTCATATTGCGGATATTCCCCAAGCCATTGAAGAAGACCGATTATTCTTAGTGAAGCAGCCTATCCTGAATATTAATCAGCCTTCTGCTCTATTTCGCCATTATGAAATTCTTTTACGGTTGAGAGATGGCAAAAACAATATTATTGGGCCTGGATTGTTTATTCCGGCGGCAGAACGCTATGGCGTGATTGGTCTGATTGACAAGTGGGTGTTAGAAAATACCCTCCGCCAGTACTATCAATGTGGCTTAAAAGATGTGGTTGTTTCCATTAATCTGTCAGGGGCCAGCATTAATGATGAGCGAGCGATGGCGGACGTCATTGCCTTGATCACCCAGTCCAATGTGCCCCCCAGCAATATTTGTATCGAGATTACTGAAACGGCCACCATTGCTCAATTGGATCAGGCCCTGCGGTTTATTGAATCCCTCAAGAAGATTGGGGTAAAGTTTGCTTTGGATGATTTTGGCAGTGGTGTGTCCTCCCTGAGCTATTTGAAGAGCTTACCGGTGGACTACCTCAAGATCGATGGCAGTTTGGTGAAGAATATTGCTGTTGTAGAGAGTGATCGCGAAATCATCTACCTAATTAATGAGTTAGCCCATAAGCGAGGGATGAAAACGATTGCTGAATTTGTGGAAAATGAGCAGATTCTAGAGCAGTTACGGATTATTGGTGTGGACTATGCCCAAGGCTATGGCATTGGTAAGCCAGAGCCGTTAGCGGTCACTCAATTAATGGTTAGCTGA
- a CDS encoding NAD(P)H-quinone oxidoreductase subunit H, with product MPTIETRTEPMVLNMGPQHPSMHGVLRLMVTLDGENVVDCEPVIGYLHRGMEKIAESRSNIMFVPYVSRWDYAAGMFNEAITVNAPERLADIKVPKRASYIRVIMLELNRIANHLLWLGPFLADVGAQTPFFYIFREREMIYDLFEAVSGMRFINNNYFRMGGVAADLTYGWVSKCLDFCDYFLPKVDEYERLITNNPIFIRRLDGVGTISREDAINWGLSGPMLRGSGVQWDLRRVDHYECYDDFDWEVQWETKGDCLARYYLRIREMRESVKIIKQALEHLPGGPYENLEAKRMMEGRKSEWNSFEYQFLGKKLAPTFKIPEGELYARVETGKGELGIYLIGDENVFPWRWKIRAPDFNNLQVLPQLLKGMKVADIVAILGSIDVIMGSVDR from the coding sequence ATGCCAACCATTGAAACCCGCACCGAACCCATGGTCCTTAACATGGGACCTCAACACCCTTCTATGCACGGGGTGCTGAGACTCATGGTGACCCTAGATGGTGAGAATGTCGTCGATTGTGAGCCGGTGATTGGCTACCTGCATCGCGGCATGGAAAAAATTGCCGAGAGTCGGTCCAACATCATGTTCGTCCCCTATGTCAGCCGCTGGGATTATGCGGCAGGCATGTTCAACGAAGCCATCACGGTCAACGCACCAGAACGCTTAGCAGATATCAAGGTGCCGAAGCGGGCCAGCTATATCCGAGTGATTATGCTGGAGCTGAATCGAATTGCAAATCACCTGCTTTGGCTTGGCCCCTTCCTCGCAGATGTGGGAGCCCAAACCCCCTTCTTCTACATTTTCCGGGAACGGGAAATGATTTACGATTTGTTTGAAGCCGTGAGTGGCATGCGCTTCATTAATAACAACTACTTCCGGATGGGCGGGGTCGCAGCTGACCTCACCTATGGTTGGGTCTCCAAGTGCTTAGACTTTTGTGATTACTTTCTCCCCAAAGTCGATGAGTATGAGCGTCTGATCACCAATAACCCCATCTTTATTCGACGCCTAGATGGTGTGGGTACCATTAGCCGCGAGGATGCGATTAATTGGGGCTTGTCGGGTCCCATGCTGCGAGGATCTGGCGTTCAATGGGATCTCCGTCGAGTTGATCACTATGAATGCTATGACGACTTCGATTGGGAAGTGCAGTGGGAAACCAAAGGAGACTGCCTCGCCCGCTATTATCTGCGGATTCGTGAAATGCGGGAGTCCGTCAAAATTATTAAGCAAGCTCTAGAACATCTACCCGGTGGCCCTTACGAAAACTTAGAAGCCAAGCGGATGATGGAAGGCCGCAAATCGGAGTGGAATTCCTTTGAATATCAGTTCTTGGGTAAGAAGCTCGCCCCCACCTTCAAAATTCCTGAAGGTGAACTTTATGCCAGAGTCGAAACAGGTAAAGGTGAGCTAGGCATCTATCTGATTGGTGATGAGAATGTCTTCCCTTGGCGATGGAAGATTCGCGCCCCTGATTTCAATAATTTGCAGGTCTTACCCCAGTTACTCAAAGGCATGAAGGTCGCCGATATTGTGGCGATTCTAGGGAGCATTGATGTGATTATGGGATCCGTCGATCGCTAA
- the gatC gene encoding Asp-tRNA(Asn)/Glu-tRNA(Gln) amidotransferase subunit GatC: MLERAEVDKVAHLARLSLTDTESEQFTTQLGDILDYFEQLSELDVAEVEPTTRAIDVSNVTRTDDLTPYDDREAIVACAPDQEDEYFKVPKIMGES; encoded by the coding sequence ATGCTGGAGCGTGCAGAAGTCGATAAAGTTGCCCATCTGGCCCGCCTATCCCTCACGGATACTGAATCAGAACAGTTCACCACTCAGTTGGGGGATATCCTCGACTATTTTGAGCAATTGAGCGAGCTTGATGTTGCAGAGGTAGAGCCCACCACCCGAGCCATTGACGTTAGCAATGTCACTCGTACCGATGATCTAACGCCCTATGATGATCGAGAGGCCATTGTGGCTTGTGCGCCGGACCAGGAAGATGAGTATTTCAAAGTGCCCAAAATCATGGGTGAAAGTTGA
- a CDS encoding HAD family hydrolase, whose translation MSLQALIFDVDGTLADTERDGHRVAFNQAFTDAGLEWHWSVDQYGQLLQVAGGKERIHHYIQQFCPQWQPPQDLKGFIADLHGAKNKHYQALLRQGTIPLRPGVERLLQEARDKGIRLAIATTSDLPNVIVLLEHTLGTDSLHWFETIAAGDIVPAKKPAPDIYRYALNQLALAPSDCLVFEDSQAGCQAACTAGCQPIITVNDYTQTQDFTGALLVINGLGDPDHPLSRLAGATANIEYIDMAFLTSLGGKSVS comes from the coding sequence TTGTCTCTCCAAGCTCTAATTTTTGATGTGGACGGCACCTTAGCAGACACAGAGCGCGATGGTCACCGAGTCGCCTTTAACCAAGCCTTTACGGATGCCGGATTAGAGTGGCACTGGTCCGTTGACCAATATGGACAGCTCCTCCAGGTCGCAGGGGGCAAAGAGCGGATTCACCATTATATCCAGCAGTTTTGCCCCCAGTGGCAGCCCCCTCAAGATCTGAAGGGCTTTATTGCAGACCTGCATGGAGCTAAAAACAAGCATTACCAAGCTCTACTCCGCCAGGGTACGATTCCGCTGCGGCCTGGGGTGGAGCGCTTGCTACAAGAAGCGAGGGATAAAGGGATACGACTTGCGATCGCAACCACCAGCGATCTTCCCAATGTGATCGTCCTCCTAGAGCACACATTAGGTACAGACAGCCTGCATTGGTTCGAGACCATTGCCGCCGGAGACATAGTCCCGGCCAAAAAGCCTGCTCCCGACATTTACCGCTATGCACTGAACCAACTGGCCTTAGCACCCTCTGACTGTCTGGTGTTTGAAGATTCCCAGGCGGGCTGTCAAGCCGCCTGTACCGCTGGCTGTCAGCCCATCATCACAGTCAACGACTATACCCAAACCCAAGACTTTACTGGGGCATTACTCGTCATCAATGGTTTGGGGGATCCAGACCACCCCTTGTCTCGATTAGCTGGCGCAACTGCAAACATTGAATATATAGATATGGCGTTCCTGACATCCCTGGGGGGAAAATCGGTCAGCTAA
- the cbiB gene encoding adenosylcobinamide-phosphate synthase CbiB, translated as MITSDSALAFDRLLPIVVLISAAILDFAIGDPWGCPHPVQMMGWIIQRYTKGALRWWNEPWQLRIAGIHLTIALVCSVSLGSWLLFYGLDRWAWPISLGVEVVLLASCFAGRSLRDATVDVLKPLAKADLTVARSRLRRYVGRDTDTLAEQDILRALLETVAENTTDGVMAPLFYALVGLAIPGIGPVPMALFYKAVSTLDSMIGYRTAPYTDLGWFSARLDDALTWLPCRLMVLTVGLLSGKLKSVWVIGWRDARKDPSPNSGWSECAYAAILGVQLGGQNWYRGVAKLKPLLGNPLQRITAKHIEVAIRLTRNCFLLWLGLAVAFTWLTLPTPGSLG; from the coding sequence GTGATCACTTCTGATTCTGCACTGGCCTTCGACCGGCTCTTACCTATTGTGGTCCTGATCAGTGCTGCAATCCTTGATTTTGCGATTGGTGACCCTTGGGGGTGCCCCCATCCTGTTCAAATGATGGGTTGGATCATTCAACGCTATACCAAGGGAGCACTTCGGTGGTGGAATGAACCCTGGCAACTGCGGATAGCGGGTATACATCTGACGATCGCACTGGTTTGTAGCGTGAGTTTGGGGAGCTGGCTGCTGTTCTATGGGTTGGACCGGTGGGCTTGGCCGATTAGCTTGGGAGTAGAAGTTGTTTTGCTCGCCAGTTGTTTTGCCGGTCGTAGTTTACGTGATGCAACGGTTGACGTTCTTAAACCTCTAGCGAAAGCGGATCTAACCGTGGCGAGATCTCGGCTTCGTCGCTATGTCGGTAGAGACACCGATACCTTGGCAGAGCAAGATATCTTAAGGGCGTTACTAGAGACCGTTGCCGAGAATACCACGGACGGTGTGATGGCTCCTTTGTTTTATGCCTTGGTGGGTCTGGCCATTCCTGGGATAGGCCCCGTACCGATGGCGTTGTTCTATAAGGCGGTCAGTACATTAGATTCGATGATTGGGTATCGTACAGCCCCTTACACTGATCTGGGTTGGTTTAGTGCTCGTCTGGATGATGCGCTGACCTGGTTGCCCTGCCGATTGATGGTACTCACCGTTGGATTGTTATCGGGCAAACTCAAATCTGTCTGGGTGATTGGTTGGCGAGATGCCCGCAAGGATCCTAGCCCTAACTCGGGCTGGAGTGAATGCGCTTATGCTGCCATCTTGGGCGTGCAGTTGGGAGGACAAAATTGGTATCGTGGCGTTGCTAAACTAAAGCCGCTGCTGGGCAATCCCCTACAACGGATTACAGCGAAGCATATCGAAGTAGCGATTCGCCTCACCCGCAACTGCTTTTTGCTGTGGTTGGGATTGGCAGTGGCCTTCACTTGGTTAACGTTGCCAACCCCTGGGTCTTTGGGTTAA